A region from the Nocardia terpenica genome encodes:
- a CDS encoding tartrate dehydrogenase, which produces MTYRIATIPGDGIGVDVTAEAVKVIDAVLPGVSWTEFDWSCEQYLRTGAMMPEDGPQLLSRFDAILLGAVGFPGVPDHISLWGLLIPLRRAFGQYVNLRPVRLLPGTESALRDRTAADLDILIVRENSEGEYSEIGGIHNPGRPEEFVLQESVFTRAGCERIVRYAFERARERGRKVCSATKSNGLIHSMPYWDSVFERIAAEYPDVRTRQMHVDALAAEIVLHPDRLDVIVGSNLFGDILSDLAAAVTGGLGLAPSGNINPNRDAPSMFEAVHGSAPDIAGQGVANPVAQILAGSMMLDHLGERAAAAAIDRAVCEVLADNSIRTPDLGGTSTTTELGNAITKRAADLV; this is translated from the coding sequence GTGACCTATCGCATTGCCACCATTCCCGGCGACGGTATCGGGGTCGACGTGACCGCCGAGGCCGTCAAGGTGATCGACGCGGTCCTGCCCGGTGTCTCCTGGACCGAATTCGACTGGTCCTGTGAGCAATACCTGCGGACCGGGGCCATGATGCCGGAGGACGGGCCGCAGCTGCTGTCCCGCTTCGACGCGATTCTGCTCGGCGCGGTGGGCTTTCCGGGGGTGCCGGACCATATTTCGCTGTGGGGCCTGCTGATTCCGCTGCGCCGCGCCTTCGGCCAGTACGTGAATCTGCGGCCGGTGCGGCTGCTGCCCGGTACCGAATCCGCGCTGCGCGACCGCACCGCGGCGGATCTGGACATTCTCATCGTGCGGGAGAATTCCGAGGGCGAGTACTCGGAGATCGGCGGCATCCACAATCCCGGCCGCCCCGAGGAATTCGTGCTCCAGGAGTCGGTGTTCACCCGGGCCGGATGCGAGCGCATCGTCCGCTACGCGTTCGAGCGGGCCCGCGAGCGCGGCCGGAAGGTGTGCTCGGCCACCAAATCCAACGGGCTCATCCACTCGATGCCGTACTGGGACAGCGTATTCGAGCGCATCGCGGCCGAATACCCGGATGTGCGAACCCGGCAGATGCACGTGGACGCACTGGCCGCCGAGATCGTGCTGCACCCGGACCGCCTCGATGTGATCGTGGGCTCGAACCTGTTCGGCGACATCCTCTCCGACCTCGCCGCCGCCGTCACCGGCGGCCTCGGCCTGGCCCCCTCGGGCAATATCAACCCGAATCGGGACGCCCCCTCCATGTTCGAGGCCGTCCACGGCAGCGCCCCCGATATCGCCGGGCAGGGCGTCGCGAATCCGGTGGCGCAGATCCTCGCGGGGAGCATGATGCTCGATCATCTGGGTGAGCGGGCAGCCGCGGCGGCCATCGACCGTGCTGTATGTGAGGTGTTGGCCGACAACAGTATTCGCACCCCGGACCTGGGTGGTACGAGTACGACGACAGAACTCGGCAATGCGATCACCAAGCGCGCGGCCGATCTTGTGTAG
- a CDS encoding NAD-dependent succinate-semialdehyde dehydrogenase — protein sequence MPVHDPATGRVLRAVADATPEDGLAALTAAADAQRDWARTPPRTRSEILLRAHRMLLDDTERLALIATLEMGKPLAEARGEIAYAAEFFRWFAEEAVRLDGGYTTAPAGGSRFLVTRQPVGPSLLITPWNFPMAMATRKIGPALAAGCTSVVKPAEQTPLCTLALAEILHAAGVPAGVVNVVTTSDPGALMTPMILDERSRKLSFTGSTAVGKALLEQCARTVMRTSMELGGNAPFLVFDDADLDAALEGVLAAKMRNIGQACTAANRIFVQRSVIDEFAARLAERMAALPMGRGTEPGVVVGPLIDAAAVTKVTELVADARARGARVLTGGDPVDGPGNFYPATVLVDVPDDARMCGTEIFGPVAALAPFDTEDEALARANDTPYGLVAYVYTESLRRGLRVCEALETGMVGLNQGVVSNPAAPFGGVKESGLGREGGPTGIDEFLETKYIGVQL from the coding sequence ATGCCGGTCCACGACCCCGCGACCGGGCGCGTGCTGCGCGCGGTCGCCGACGCCACGCCCGAGGACGGCCTCGCCGCCCTGACCGCCGCCGCCGACGCGCAGCGCGACTGGGCGCGCACGCCGCCGCGCACCCGCAGCGAGATCCTCCTGCGCGCCCACCGGATGCTGCTCGACGACACCGAGCGCCTCGCCCTGATCGCCACCCTGGAGATGGGCAAGCCGCTGGCCGAGGCGCGCGGCGAAATCGCTTATGCCGCAGAGTTCTTCCGCTGGTTCGCCGAGGAGGCCGTGCGCCTGGACGGCGGCTACACCACCGCACCGGCCGGTGGGTCGCGCTTTCTGGTGACACGGCAGCCGGTGGGGCCCAGCCTGCTCATCACGCCCTGGAATTTCCCGATGGCCATGGCGACCCGCAAGATCGGGCCCGCGCTGGCCGCCGGGTGCACCAGCGTGGTGAAACCGGCCGAGCAGACCCCGCTGTGCACGCTGGCGCTCGCCGAGATCCTGCACGCGGCCGGGGTTCCGGCGGGTGTGGTCAATGTCGTCACCACCTCCGACCCGGGTGCGCTGATGACGCCGATGATCCTGGACGAGCGGTCGCGCAAGCTGTCGTTCACCGGCTCCACGGCGGTGGGCAAGGCGCTGCTGGAGCAGTGCGCGCGGACCGTCATGCGGACCTCCATGGAACTCGGCGGCAATGCCCCGTTCCTGGTCTTCGACGACGCCGACCTCGATGCCGCCCTCGAGGGCGTGCTGGCGGCCAAGATGCGCAATATCGGCCAGGCGTGCACGGCCGCCAACCGGATCTTCGTGCAGCGCAGCGTGATCGACGAGTTCGCCGCACGGCTCGCGGAGCGGATGGCGGCGCTGCCGATGGGGCGCGGCACCGAACCGGGCGTCGTGGTGGGCCCGCTGATCGACGCGGCCGCGGTCACGAAGGTGACCGAGCTGGTCGCCGACGCCAGGGCCCGCGGCGCGCGGGTGCTCACCGGTGGTGATCCGGTCGATGGTCCCGGAAACTTCTATCCCGCAACGGTTCTGGTGGATGTCCCGGACGACGCCCGGATGTGCGGCACCGAGATCTTCGGCCCGGTCGCGGCTTTGGCGCCGTTCGACACCGAGGACGAGGCCCTCGCCCGCGCCAACGACACCCCGTACGGCCTGGTGGCGTACGTGTACACCGAGAGCCTGCGCCGTGGGCTGCGGGTGTGCGAGGCGCTGGAGACCGGTATGGTCGGCCTCAATCAGGGCGTGGTGTCCAATCCCGCCGCGCCGTTCGGCGGGGTGAAGGAGTCCGGTCTCGGTCGCGAGGGCGGGCCGACCGGCATCGACGAGTTCCTCGAGACCAAGTACATCGGAGTGCAGCTGTGA
- a CDS encoding aspartate aminotransferase family protein, whose amino-acid sequence MTALSPVLKQATPITVDHGEGCYLHATDGRRYLDFTAGIGVTSTGHCHPRVVEAARAQVGSLIHGQYTTVMHRPLLALTERLGEVLPTGLDSLFFSNSGSEAIEAALRLARQATGRPNVIVFQGGFHGRTVAAATMTTSGTRFSAGFSPLMAGVHVAPFPTAYRYGWSEEQATDFALRELDYLFATQSSPAETAALFVEPVLGEGGYIPGNTRFFQGLRERADRHGILLVFDEIQTGFGRTGKFFGHQHFDVRPDVITIAKGLASGFPLSGIAASKELMAQAWPGSQGGTYGGNAVACAAALATIEVIESEGLVDNAAKRGQQLLTGVRDRATAAIGDVRGLGLMVGAEFVSATGEPDTATAVAAQRLAVDKGLLLLTCGAHMNVVRMIPPLIVSAAQIDDALEIWSAVLAEL is encoded by the coding sequence GTGACGGCACTTTCCCCCGTTCTCAAGCAGGCCACACCGATCACCGTCGACCACGGCGAAGGGTGCTATCTCCACGCCACCGACGGCCGCCGATACCTCGACTTCACCGCCGGGATCGGCGTGACCAGCACCGGCCACTGCCACCCGCGGGTGGTCGAGGCGGCCCGCGCACAGGTCGGCAGCCTGATCCACGGCCAGTACACGACGGTCATGCACCGGCCGCTGCTGGCGTTGACCGAGCGGCTGGGCGAGGTGCTGCCCACCGGGCTGGACTCGCTGTTCTTCTCCAATTCCGGCAGCGAGGCGATCGAGGCGGCGCTGCGCCTGGCGCGGCAGGCCACCGGACGGCCGAATGTCATTGTGTTCCAGGGGGGTTTCCACGGCCGCACGGTGGCCGCGGCCACCATGACCACCTCCGGGACGCGGTTCTCGGCCGGGTTCAGCCCGCTCATGGCGGGGGTGCACGTCGCGCCGTTCCCGACCGCGTACCGCTACGGCTGGAGCGAGGAGCAGGCCACCGATTTCGCGCTGCGCGAGCTGGATTATCTGTTCGCGACGCAGAGTTCGCCCGCGGAGACCGCGGCCTTGTTCGTCGAGCCGGTGCTCGGCGAGGGCGGCTACATTCCGGGCAATACGAGGTTCTTCCAGGGGCTGCGCGAGCGGGCGGATCGGCACGGCATCCTGCTCGTGTTCGACGAGATCCAGACCGGGTTCGGGCGAACCGGAAAGTTCTTCGGGCACCAGCACTTCGACGTGCGGCCGGATGTCATCACCATCGCCAAGGGCCTGGCGAGCGGGTTCCCGCTGTCGGGCATCGCGGCGTCCAAGGAGCTGATGGCCCAGGCGTGGCCGGGCTCGCAGGGCGGCACCTACGGCGGCAATGCGGTCGCCTGCGCGGCCGCGCTCGCCACCATCGAGGTCATCGAATCCGAAGGGCTGGTGGACAATGCGGCAAAGCGCGGGCAGCAACTGCTGACCGGCGTCCGCGACCGCGCCACCGCGGCCATCGGCGACGTGCGCGGCCTGGGCCTCATGGTGGGCGCCGAATTCGTCTCAGCCACCGGCGAACCCGACACCGCCACCGCGGTCGCCGCCCAGCGGCTCGCGGTCGACAAGGGCCTGCTGCTGCTCACCTGCGGCGCCCACATGAATGTCGTCCGAATGATCCCGCCGCTCATCGTGTCCGCCGCCCAGATCGACGACGCGCT